A single genomic interval of Cellvibrio sp. PSBB023 harbors:
- the xseA gene encoding exodeoxyribonuclease VII large subunit, producing the protein MTTTLPPKTTDREIFSVSQLNRQARQLLETHLPLLWVEGELSNVSTPSSGHWYFTLKDDQAQVRCCMFRNRNMLVRFKPQQGQHVLLRARVSLYEGRGDYQIIAEHMEEAGSGALQRAFDELKHKLAQEGLFNEAHKKALPPLPKHIGVITSPTGAAIRDVLSVLERRFPSIPVTVIPVAVQGKESAPQIVKAIELANRCGLFDVLLLTRGGGSMEDLWSFNEEIVARAIFNSALPIVSGVGHEVDFTIADFVADLRAPTPSAAAELLVPDGDDWLDKFIGFEVLLEEAMLRRLQQWQKHLHNLRQRLRHPRERLEQQAQRLDNLELRLKNHLKHLLVDYKNRLQQLQIRQQAHHPQVRLQQLNERISAYAQRLQKAQYRIIERKKQAHGEAVRLLNTLNPLSTLERGYALVTDPQTQKVITHSNQVMPGTTLNARVAQGEFVCRVESISK; encoded by the coding sequence ATGACAACTACCTTACCCCCAAAAACAACTGACCGCGAGATATTCAGCGTCAGCCAGCTCAATCGTCAGGCGCGCCAGCTGCTCGAAACCCACCTGCCGCTGCTGTGGGTGGAAGGCGAACTTTCTAACGTTTCCACCCCCTCCTCCGGTCACTGGTATTTCACCCTGAAGGACGATCAGGCACAGGTGCGCTGTTGCATGTTCCGCAATCGCAACATGTTGGTACGCTTTAAGCCGCAGCAGGGGCAGCATGTGCTGTTGCGCGCACGCGTCAGCCTTTATGAAGGCCGCGGCGACTACCAAATTATCGCCGAACACATGGAAGAAGCTGGTAGCGGCGCCTTGCAGCGCGCCTTTGATGAGCTCAAACACAAGCTGGCACAAGAAGGACTGTTCAATGAAGCCCATAAAAAAGCCCTGCCACCGCTCCCCAAACACATAGGTGTTATCACCTCCCCCACCGGCGCGGCCATTCGCGATGTACTGAGCGTACTGGAGCGCCGCTTCCCCAGCATTCCAGTGACCGTGATCCCGGTGGCAGTTCAGGGCAAAGAGTCAGCACCGCAAATTGTGAAGGCAATTGAACTGGCCAACCGCTGCGGTTTATTTGATGTGTTGCTGCTGACCCGTGGTGGTGGCTCCATGGAAGACTTGTGGTCGTTTAACGAGGAAATCGTCGCACGCGCCATATTTAACAGTGCCTTGCCCATTGTGAGCGGCGTTGGCCATGAGGTGGATTTCACCATCGCCGACTTTGTTGCCGACCTGCGCGCACCCACACCATCGGCTGCCGCTGAACTGCTCGTACCCGATGGCGATGACTGGCTGGATAAATTTATCGGTTTTGAGGTGCTGCTTGAAGAAGCCATGTTGCGCCGTTTGCAGCAGTGGCAAAAGCATTTGCATAACCTGCGCCAGCGTTTGCGCCACCCGCGTGAACGATTGGAACAGCAGGCGCAGCGTCTGGATAATCTCGAACTGCGCCTGAAAAATCATCTCAAGCACTTACTGGTGGATTACAAAAACCGCCTTCAACAGTTGCAGATCCGCCAACAGGCGCATCACCCACAAGTGCGCTTGCAACAACTGAATGAACGGATTTCCGCCTACGCCCAGCGCCTGCAAAAGGCGCAATACCGGATTATCGAGCGCAAGAAACAAGCCCATGGTGAGGCGGTGCGCTTGTTAAACACATTGAATCCGTTGAGCACACTGGAGCGCGGCTACGCATTGGTAACCGACCCCCAGACGCAAAAGGTGATCACCCACAGCAATCAGGTTATGCCTGGCACTACCCTCAATGCACGGGTAGCGCAGGGAGAATTTGTTTGCAGGGTGGAATCCATCAGTAAATAA
- a CDS encoding FAD-dependent oxidoreductase, producing the protein MKDSTHNTSLPHKIAIAGAGLLGRLLAWQLNKAGLEVSLFEAGSFTPTEPQSKRAAAFTAAGMVAPLSEAVVSDEGVYRMGQFALAHWPHWAAQLNADSNTSDPLFFSNGSLVVAHPQDASELEQFVRELHFVIPECRRYEAVNQLQIQTLEPDLSPNFQQGLFLEEEGHLHNREFLRLLGDEIIQSTIHLREHTAVDVAAGKIIANGTAETFDLVIDCRGLGAKTPARQLRGVRGETLHVETSEIRLQRPVRLMHPRYQLYVVPKPGNRFIIGATQIESEDRSPVTLQSSLELSSALYTLSPAFAEARIIEMDTNLRPAFMDNLPRVDVEVGLISANGLFRHGYLLAPAVVENVLAHVFNKPEPIFSALLNRH; encoded by the coding sequence ATGAAAGACTCAACACATAACACATCCCTTCCCCACAAGATTGCTATCGCCGGTGCCGGTTTGCTTGGCCGATTGCTCGCATGGCAATTAAATAAAGCCGGGCTTGAGGTCAGTTTGTTTGAAGCGGGCAGTTTTACCCCCACCGAACCCCAAAGCAAACGCGCGGCGGCATTTACCGCAGCGGGCATGGTCGCTCCCCTGAGCGAAGCGGTGGTGTCCGATGAAGGGGTTTACCGCATGGGGCAATTTGCACTCGCACATTGGCCACACTGGGCGGCGCAACTCAATGCCGACAGTAATACCAGTGACCCACTGTTTTTTAGCAACGGCAGTTTGGTAGTGGCGCACCCGCAAGATGCGAGCGAACTGGAACAATTTGTACGCGAATTACATTTTGTGATTCCCGAATGCCGTCGTTATGAAGCAGTAAACCAATTGCAGATTCAAACCCTGGAGCCGGATTTAAGCCCGAACTTTCAGCAAGGTTTATTTTTGGAAGAAGAAGGCCATCTGCACAACCGCGAATTTTTACGCTTGCTTGGCGATGAGATTATCCAGAGCACCATTCACCTACGCGAACATACCGCCGTCGACGTAGCGGCGGGAAAAATTATCGCCAATGGCACCGCCGAAACGTTTGATTTGGTCATCGATTGCCGTGGGCTGGGCGCTAAAACCCCAGCGCGACAATTGCGCGGCGTGCGCGGTGAAACACTGCATGTAGAAACCAGTGAAATCCGTTTGCAGCGCCCGGTGCGGTTAATGCACCCGCGCTATCAACTTTATGTGGTGCCGAAACCGGGCAATCGTTTTATTATCGGCGCCACGCAGATCGAGAGCGAGGATCGCTCGCCGGTTACACTGCAATCCAGCCTTGAATTAAGCAGCGCGCTTTACACCTTGTCGCCCGCCTTTGCCGAAGCGCGCATTATCGAAATGGATACCAATTTGCGTCCGGCATTTATGGATAACTTACCCAGGGTAGATGTTGAGGTCGGCCTGATTAGCGCTAACGGATTATTTCGCCACGGTTATTTGCTTGCACCAGCCGTGGTTGAAAATGTGCTTGCCCATGTATTTAACAAGCCAGAACCGATTTTTTCCGCACTGTTAAATCGCCACTAG
- the thiS gene encoding sulfur carrier protein ThiS — MTIELSVNNETQTLAAKTLLGDALQQWGYGDSKIAVAINGEFVPRSTYSERELLDGDQVDIVKPVGGG, encoded by the coding sequence ATGACAATTGAACTGAGTGTAAACAACGAAACGCAAACGCTTGCGGCAAAGACGCTGCTCGGCGATGCCTTACAACAATGGGGCTATGGCGACAGTAAAATCGCCGTGGCCATAAACGGCGAATTTGTGCCTCGCTCGACCTATTCCGAGCGCGAATTATTGGATGGCGATCAAGTCGATATCGTCAAACCGGTTGGTGGAGGTTGA
- a CDS encoding thiazole synthase: MSYNKPEKDFTLYGETFSSRFLLGTALYASPQLMRDSIIQSRSDIVTLGLRRQNPANRDGDAIWQYIQESGCRLLPNTAGCKSVKEAVTLAEMSREIFNTDWIKLEVVGDDYNLQPDPFGLLEAADILIKKGFKVLPYCTDDLILCKRLLDVGCEVLMPWGSPIGTGQGLLNRYNLRTLRERIKDVPMIIDAGLGAPSQAAEAMEMGFDGILLNTAVAKAHNPPLMAEAFADAIDAGRKAYKAGLMQKRQTASPSTPTIGQPFWHQQ, translated from the coding sequence ATGAGTTACAACAAACCTGAAAAAGATTTCACCCTCTACGGCGAAACATTTTCCAGCCGCTTTTTATTGGGCACAGCACTTTACGCATCGCCGCAGTTAATGCGCGATTCTATCATTCAATCGCGCAGTGACATTGTTACCCTCGGTTTGCGCCGCCAAAATCCAGCCAATCGCGATGGCGATGCTATTTGGCAATATATTCAGGAGAGCGGCTGTCGCCTGCTGCCCAATACGGCGGGTTGCAAATCGGTTAAGGAAGCAGTGACGCTCGCGGAAATGTCGCGCGAAATTTTTAATACCGACTGGATCAAACTGGAAGTGGTGGGCGACGATTACAATCTGCAACCCGACCCTTTTGGCCTGCTGGAAGCAGCAGACATTCTGATTAAAAAAGGTTTTAAAGTGCTGCCCTACTGCACCGATGATTTGATTTTGTGCAAACGCTTATTGGATGTGGGCTGCGAAGTATTAATGCCTTGGGGTTCGCCCATCGGTACCGGCCAGGGCTTATTGAACCGCTACAATTTGCGCACCCTGCGCGAGCGCATTAAAGATGTACCCATGATTATCGATGCAGGCCTGGGTGCACCCTCGCAAGCAGCGGAAGCGATGGAAATGGGCTTTGATGGCATCTTGCTGAATACTGCCGTCGCCAAAGCGCACAACCCGCCGCTCATGGCTGAAGCATTTGCCGATGCGATTGATGCAGGCCGCAAAGCCTATAAGGCGGGTCTGATGCAAAAACGCCAAACGGCCAGTCCAAGCACCCCCACCATTGGCCAACCCTTTTGGCACCAGCAGTAA
- a CDS encoding HD-GYP domain-containing protein — protein MSHDQQSFVTDDGSTLWEPLQLGVYADYLARLSATNPVIVTDDIMAADGQLLLPRATVLDQAAIARWKHKTLARPLANSIQLSKSISTDDLLQHLLDTIRSTEYFQSLAERKHPISSLEPACAKLSSLPLVQQFLTVMAAQMSDLYERTLCVSLWALYIAQEMRLPAQDSGEVFWAAITHDIGMLFIDPQVLNKTEGLTAADWRQVQRHVEISRRILMDIPGISEPLVTAVSEHHERCDGTGYPQAKVESELSLFGQILAVADSIVGIYFNRFKAQGRRWREVIPVLEMNRAAYLYRSCDIVTTMILRSELPLPDVVSGSGVPEFAERMLQQNLQLQRWFTQLRDCLTAVGYTHGDRKLHALQNVIFHVATTFKGSMLFKEDLRESLESMAGQEGNSISKVVADASLAQQEMTFHLQRLSRMLQMYISSNDAKDPKILARLQEGFTAIGGYIAQRNTPPDS, from the coding sequence ATGTCGCATGATCAACAGTCATTCGTGACGGATGACGGTTCGACGTTATGGGAACCTTTACAGCTCGGCGTTTATGCGGATTACCTTGCGCGCTTGTCCGCAACAAACCCGGTGATTGTTACTGACGATATTATGGCGGCTGATGGACAGCTATTGCTGCCGCGCGCCACAGTGCTTGACCAGGCCGCTATCGCTCGCTGGAAACACAAAACGCTTGCTCGTCCTCTCGCCAATTCCATTCAGCTAAGCAAATCCATCTCCACCGATGATTTGTTGCAGCATCTGCTCGATACCATTCGCTCCACAGAATATTTCCAGTCATTGGCTGAGCGTAAACATCCAATCAGCTCTCTGGAGCCAGCTTGTGCCAAGTTGTCCAGCCTGCCGTTAGTGCAGCAATTTTTAACGGTTATGGCGGCGCAGATGAGTGATTTATACGAGCGCACGCTGTGCGTCAGTCTCTGGGCGTTGTACATCGCGCAGGAAATGCGTTTGCCTGCGCAGGATTCGGGTGAGGTTTTCTGGGCAGCAATCACCCACGATATTGGCATGTTGTTCATCGATCCGCAGGTGCTTAACAAAACCGAGGGATTAACGGCGGCGGATTGGCGGCAGGTGCAGCGCCATGTGGAAATATCGCGCCGTATTTTGATGGATATACCGGGCATATCCGAACCCCTTGTGACGGCTGTCAGTGAGCACCACGAGCGCTGTGATGGTACAGGGTATCCACAGGCGAAGGTGGAGAGCGAGTTGTCGCTTTTTGGGCAAATTCTCGCGGTGGCAGATTCAATTGTTGGTATTTACTTTAATCGCTTTAAAGCGCAAGGGCGCCGGTGGCGAGAGGTTATTCCGGTATTGGAGATGAACCGCGCGGCTTATTTGTATCGCAGTTGCGACATTGTCACTACCATGATTTTGCGCAGTGAGTTGCCGCTGCCGGATGTAGTCAGTGGCAGTGGTGTGCCTGAATTCGCCGAGCGCATGCTGCAACAAAATTTGCAATTGCAACGCTGGTTTACGCAGCTGCGCGATTGCTTAACGGCTGTGGGTTATACCCATGGCGACCGTAAATTACATGCGCTGCAAAACGTTATTTTCCATGTTGCGACTACTTTTAAAGGCAGCATGCTTTTTAAAGAAGATTTGCGTGAATCGCTGGAGTCCATGGCGGGGCAAGAGGGAAATAGCATCAGCAAAGTGGTTGCCGATGCCTCATTGGCACAGCAGGAAATGACATTTCATTTGCAGCGTTTGAGTCGCATGTTGCAAATGTATATTTCAAGTAATGACGCAAAAGATCCTAAAATTCTCGCGCGGCTGCAAGAAGGTTTTACTGCTATCGGCGGCTATATTGCACAGCGCAATACGCCGCCTGACTCTTGA
- a CDS encoding AEC family transporter: MENIVVVVIALLIGLSLQRVKRIPENCATSLNLYVIYVALPALVLVEIPKLTFNHEAVITVIAAWVIMLFAAVITWVTARALSWSREVTGAILLLVTLGNTGFVGIPLIEAHLGREALPYAILYDQLGTFIGLNTLGIGLACYYSSSQSSVAGIARNILVFPPFIALMLAFAVGALWVYPEWLAAALGRISSTLVPVVMVAVGLQWRLSLKREYFSPLLLGLFYMLVVTPAFAWFGLWLFDIDGLAARVILLEAAMPAMISAGVLATTHNLAPRLAASMVGYSLLLGLFSVWVWRLLI; the protein is encoded by the coding sequence ATGGAAAATATTGTAGTTGTGGTGATTGCGTTGCTGATTGGTCTGTCATTGCAGCGCGTTAAACGTATTCCGGAAAATTGTGCGACATCCCTTAATTTGTATGTCATTTACGTCGCCTTACCGGCACTGGTTCTGGTTGAGATTCCCAAGCTCACCTTTAACCATGAGGCGGTAATTACGGTTATCGCTGCCTGGGTGATTATGCTTTTTGCGGCGGTGATTACTTGGGTAACGGCGCGGGCCTTGTCCTGGTCGCGCGAGGTGACGGGGGCGATATTGTTATTGGTTACACTGGGCAATACCGGTTTTGTGGGTATTCCCTTGATTGAGGCGCATTTGGGGAGGGAGGCCTTGCCCTATGCCATTCTGTATGACCAGTTGGGCACCTTTATCGGGCTGAATACCCTGGGTATCGGGTTGGCGTGTTACTACTCGTCCAGCCAGAGTTCGGTCGCAGGCATTGCGCGCAATATTCTGGTTTTTCCGCCATTTATCGCCTTGATGCTGGCGTTTGCAGTGGGGGCATTGTGGGTGTATCCGGAGTGGTTAGCCGCCGCACTCGGGCGAATCTCATCTACACTGGTTCCAGTGGTCATGGTTGCTGTTGGCTTGCAGTGGCGCTTGTCATTGAAGCGTGAGTATTTTTCGCCGCTCTTGCTGGGGCTGTTTTATATGCTGGTGGTCACCCCGGCGTTTGCCTGGTTTGGGCTGTGGCTGTTCGATATCGATGGCTTGGCGGCGCGGGTTATTTTATTGGAAGCGGCAATGCCTGCCATGATTTCTGCCGGTGTACTGGCGACTACACATAACCTGGCGCCGCGTTTGGCGGCCTCCATGGTGGGCTATAGCTTGTTGTTGGGCTTATTCAGTGTGTGGGTGTGGCGCTTGTTAATCTAA
- a CDS encoding TonB-dependent siderophore receptor — protein sequence MTTTISQAVTTVSATSRTAHRPGLKPLVLALLAISASQSSLAQQTEQTKKAVMPTVVIEAMSEQDPSKSYTNYKQAKVNRNGQDVKDTPQTIDTIDVQKYKLYGVNDLSVMLAGTPGVNTQYDMRGDGIMIRGFSADSNDIYRDGVRESGQVRRSTANVERIEILKGPASLLYGRSAGGGVINMVSKYANFESPSSVGVYAGSWDSRGLTLDVNQVTSENLAVRVTGEVGDSDSFRKGIENDIRMISPSFTYNNREGLEWTVQYTYDELTRTPDRGPTYESLPAGTPIRTSFAQEGDYVEDILNVLRSDVRYQLTENWKLHWSLSQREAEQNFDHFFGGTWCGQNGLTPTGTNCDWQGLVRQNSYAWQETMNKTTANSVELQGEFNTGSLQHNIMVGIDSAWEDREPQLYVNRAPLLYGYVNPFTGEKRSDRGTIARPAASTDNKHTAESQAMFVQDVITLVPSVKLVVGARYDWYEFESTNQLLAPGAANRSRNYSDNNISPSVGVVWQPVEAHSIYASYNKSFAPYGGRSMLSVDTSSSAVYDAEPQFQEQYEVGIKSDWLEHRLNTQFSVFNIEKNNIRYRPDPDNDPYTWAVQGKQRSRGAEFSWIGRVIDSVYVRGGYGWQEATVIEDVVTPALVDNYLANTGKESGNVFVRYVPSDNWYMEAGVTHMGSQWTNLANTARLEGYQRFDAAIGYSLRNINITLAVSNLNDEEYWRSSSMPGSPRNVLLRANYQF from the coding sequence ATGACCACTACCATCTCGCAGGCAGTTACAACTGTATCCGCTACGTCTCGCACCGCACATCGCCCCGGACTTAAGCCATTGGTATTGGCGTTGCTGGCGATTTCTGCCAGCCAATCAAGCCTTGCCCAGCAAACCGAACAAACCAAAAAAGCGGTTATGCCAACCGTCGTTATTGAGGCGATGAGCGAGCAGGACCCCAGTAAAAGCTACACCAATTACAAGCAGGCCAAGGTCAACCGCAATGGGCAGGATGTCAAAGACACGCCGCAAACCATCGACACCATTGATGTGCAGAAATACAAACTCTATGGCGTGAACGATTTGAGTGTGATGCTCGCCGGTACACCGGGCGTAAATACCCAGTACGACATGCGTGGCGATGGCATCATGATTCGCGGCTTCAGCGCCGACAGCAATGACATCTACCGCGATGGCGTGCGTGAAAGCGGTCAGGTAAGACGCAGCACTGCCAATGTCGAGCGCATTGAAATCCTCAAAGGCCCGGCCTCCCTGCTTTATGGCCGCAGCGCAGGCGGTGGTGTTATCAACATGGTGAGCAAGTACGCCAACTTTGAATCACCCAGCAGTGTCGGTGTGTATGCAGGTAGTTGGGATTCAAGAGGCTTGACCTTGGATGTCAATCAGGTAACCAGCGAAAACCTTGCCGTGCGCGTGACTGGTGAAGTGGGCGATAGCGACAGCTTCCGCAAAGGCATTGAAAACGACATCCGCATGATCTCCCCCAGCTTTACCTACAATAATCGCGAGGGTTTGGAGTGGACGGTGCAATACACCTATGACGAACTTACCCGCACACCGGATCGCGGCCCAACCTACGAAAGCTTGCCCGCAGGTACTCCCATACGTACCAGTTTTGCCCAAGAAGGTGACTATGTGGAGGACATACTGAACGTGTTGCGCTCGGATGTGCGCTACCAGTTAACGGAAAACTGGAAGCTGCACTGGAGCCTTAGCCAGCGTGAAGCCGAGCAGAATTTTGACCACTTCTTTGGCGGCACCTGGTGCGGTCAAAACGGGCTGACACCCACAGGCACCAACTGTGATTGGCAGGGACTTGTCCGTCAAAACAGCTATGCATGGCAAGAGACCATGAACAAAACAACGGCCAATTCCGTTGAACTACAAGGCGAGTTCAACACCGGTAGCCTGCAACACAACATCATGGTCGGCATCGACTCAGCATGGGAGGATCGCGAGCCGCAGCTTTACGTCAACCGTGCGCCACTTCTCTACGGTTACGTCAACCCCTTTACTGGAGAGAAGCGCAGTGACCGCGGCACCATAGCTCGCCCCGCAGCCAGCACCGACAACAAACACACCGCTGAATCCCAAGCGATGTTCGTACAGGATGTCATCACTCTGGTACCCAGCGTCAAGCTGGTAGTAGGCGCACGCTACGACTGGTATGAATTTGAATCCACAAATCAATTGCTGGCACCTGGAGCAGCCAACCGCAGCCGCAATTACAGCGACAACAATATCAGCCCCAGCGTGGGTGTCGTGTGGCAACCGGTGGAAGCACACAGCATTTATGCCTCCTACAACAAAAGTTTTGCCCCTTACGGCGGGCGCAGCATGCTAAGCGTAGATACCAGCAGCAGCGCCGTGTATGACGCAGAGCCGCAGTTTCAGGAGCAGTATGAAGTGGGCATTAAAAGCGATTGGCTTGAGCACCGCCTAAACACCCAGTTCTCGGTGTTCAATATCGAGAAGAACAATATTCGCTACCGTCCCGATCCCGACAATGACCCCTACACCTGGGCGGTACAAGGCAAGCAGCGTTCACGCGGTGCCGAATTCAGTTGGATCGGTCGCGTTATTGATAGCGTCTATGTTCGCGGTGGATACGGTTGGCAAGAGGCCACAGTGATTGAGGATGTAGTAACGCCAGCGCTGGTGGATAACTACCTCGCCAATACCGGCAAAGAAAGCGGTAATGTGTTTGTGCGCTATGTACCTTCCGATAACTGGTACATGGAAGCCGGCGTTACTCACATGGGCAGCCAGTGGACAAACCTTGCCAACACTGCGCGCCTTGAGGGTTATCAACGCTTTGATGCAGCCATAGGCTACAGCCTGCGCAACATCAATATCACCCTGGCGGTATCCAATCTCAATGACGAGGAATACTGGCGCTCATCGTCCATGCCCGGTTCACCACGCAATGTTTTACTGCGCGCGAACTACCAGTTCTAA
- a CDS encoding acyltransferase, with the protein MDLSTNDKNRLYGLDTLRAIAIIIVLIYHYKVVVSRENIFGFMSQLGWTGVDLFFVLSGYLIGNQILSAIAKGQEFSLKLFYIRRLLRTLPNYYFVLALYFLFPLALSGTATAPLWSFLTFTQNLDMRAGETFTHSWSLCIEEQFYIFFPIIALLFAFIKQSVTWAWIALVGAILLAMSLRGFNWYTHGETAISSQAFMEHIYYSSFTRFDELLPGVAIAMLKNFHPTTYAAILRRGNLLLAMGVICVGVMFYLFHNYAYIKDYGTSFSVTTFGYSFLAISFAILVLAALSPTSVLHRIPIPGAASIALWSYAIYLIHKPLFQVMKAPLTDYGIDINGGMGVAIIMGVSVFCGWALYFCVESPFMALRARYFPSNVQAPFTHQPAAMASDTKHAAR; encoded by the coding sequence ATGGATCTCTCCACGAACGATAAAAACCGCCTCTATGGTCTGGATACACTGCGCGCTATCGCCATTATTATTGTGTTGATCTACCACTACAAAGTGGTGGTCAGCCGGGAAAATATCTTCGGGTTTATGAGCCAACTGGGTTGGACAGGCGTGGATTTATTTTTTGTCCTGAGCGGTTATTTGATTGGCAACCAGATTCTTTCAGCCATTGCCAAAGGCCAAGAGTTTTCGCTCAAGCTGTTTTACATTCGACGCTTACTGCGCACCCTGCCCAATTATTATTTTGTACTTGCACTGTATTTCCTGTTTCCCCTGGCGCTAAGCGGCACAGCAACCGCCCCGCTCTGGTCTTTTTTAACCTTCACCCAAAATCTGGATATGCGCGCCGGCGAAACCTTTACCCATTCCTGGTCGCTGTGTATTGAAGAGCAGTTTTATATTTTCTTTCCCATTATTGCCCTGCTATTTGCCTTCATCAAACAATCTGTTACCTGGGCCTGGATAGCACTGGTGGGCGCTATATTACTTGCTATGTCGCTGCGCGGATTCAATTGGTATACCCATGGCGAAACTGCCATCTCCAGTCAGGCATTTATGGAGCACATCTATTACTCCAGCTTTACCCGCTTTGACGAACTCTTACCCGGCGTGGCAATTGCAATGCTGAAAAACTTTCACCCCACAACCTATGCAGCAATATTACGCAGAGGCAATCTTCTGTTGGCGATGGGTGTTATTTGCGTGGGAGTCATGTTCTATCTGTTCCATAACTACGCCTATATCAAGGATTACGGAACCAGCTTTTCAGTGACCACATTTGGCTATTCATTCCTGGCAATCAGTTTTGCCATTCTGGTACTCGCCGCCCTCAGCCCAACTTCGGTATTACACCGCATACCTATTCCCGGCGCCGCTAGCATCGCACTCTGGTCCTATGCCATTTACCTCATCCATAAACCCTTGTTTCAGGTAATGAAAGCACCACTCACAGACTATGGCATTGATATCAATGGCGGAATGGGCGTGGCAATTATTATGGGAGTCAGTGTCTTTTGTGGCTGGGCACTCTACTTCTGTGTTGAATCGCCTTTTATGGCACTACGTGCGCGGTACTTCCCCTCTAACGTCCAAGCGCCTTTCACTCACCAGCCAGCAGCAATGGCGAGCGACACAAAACACGCAGCACGTTAA
- a CDS encoding sigma-70 family RNA polymerase sigma factor, giving the protein MSGVGSNETQDLGTLFREHQPWLRGWLSKKTGCPQSAADLAQDTYLRLLVSGHLPSPAQSRCHLTQIAKGLMIDLFRRKRLEQAYLNSLSDLPEPEVPSAEMQVLLIERLIEIDALLHKLPHKARTAFLLNRLEGLSYPEIAKRLSVSVSSIEKYIALALISCYRATYEN; this is encoded by the coding sequence GTGAGTGGAGTTGGTTCAAACGAGACGCAAGACCTTGGCACCCTGTTTCGGGAGCATCAACCCTGGCTGCGCGGTTGGTTGAGCAAAAAGACTGGCTGCCCGCAAAGTGCGGCCGATCTTGCGCAGGATACTTACCTCAGACTGCTGGTATCCGGTCATTTGCCCTCACCAGCTCAGTCACGCTGTCATCTCACCCAAATTGCCAAAGGCTTGATGATTGACCTCTTTCGCCGTAAGCGACTGGAACAGGCTTATCTGAACAGCCTCAGTGATCTGCCGGAGCCAGAGGTGCCTTCGGCAGAAATGCAGGTGCTGCTGATCGAACGATTGATTGAAATCGACGCACTGCTACACAAGCTCCCCCATAAGGCACGTACCGCCTTTTTGCTGAATAGGCTTGAAGGCCTGAGTTACCCTGAGATCGCTAAGCGGTTGAGTGTTAGCGTGTCATCTATCGAAAAGTACATTGCCCTGGCGCTGATTAGTTGTTACCGGGCAACCTATGAAAACTGA
- a CDS encoding FecR family protein encodes MKTEPTTASQIDPGIVEEASHLLARYWAAPEDPELLAKCNVWRAAHPQHELVWQRLQTFGQKLDDIPTTIARHALLESPSTSRRATLKLFTTAAVITGAGYVLHRPHFWQQQFATYRTALGETRQIRLEDGTRVWMNTATSLDVEFTNLRRVILYSGEIFVETGKDPQARPFILVTAQGDVRPIGTQFNLRALPDKIAVGVYDGSVELLTATTKQRLRLDAGQQAQFSSSHISTPDNAGATPAWTTGFLAAERMTLSEFAQELSRYRRGKIQCTSEVAAMQLTGVFSIKDTDRALMNLTKALPIELEYRTRYWVLIKARQGKREK; translated from the coding sequence ATGAAAACTGAGCCAACAACAGCATCGCAGATAGACCCTGGAATAGTGGAGGAAGCCAGCCACTTACTTGCCAGGTATTGGGCAGCACCTGAAGATCCGGAACTCCTTGCCAAGTGCAACGTCTGGCGCGCGGCACACCCACAGCACGAGTTGGTCTGGCAACGCTTACAAACCTTTGGGCAAAAGCTGGATGATATTCCCACCACTATTGCGCGCCATGCCTTGCTGGAATCTCCCAGCACCTCGCGCCGTGCCACCTTGAAACTATTCACTACGGCGGCGGTTATAACAGGCGCAGGCTACGTCCTTCACCGCCCCCATTTCTGGCAACAACAGTTTGCAACATATCGCACGGCGCTTGGTGAAACACGCCAGATACGCCTGGAGGATGGCACCCGAGTGTGGATGAATACCGCCACCAGCCTGGACGTTGAATTCACCAACCTCCGCAGAGTGATTCTGTACAGCGGTGAAATATTTGTCGAAACCGGTAAAGATCCTCAAGCACGCCCATTCATTCTGGTTACAGCTCAGGGGGATGTTCGCCCCATAGGGACACAATTTAACTTGCGCGCCCTGCCCGACAAGATCGCCGTCGGTGTTTATGACGGCAGCGTTGAATTGCTGACCGCCACAACCAAACAACGCTTGCGACTTGATGCTGGCCAACAAGCCCAGTTTTCCAGCAGCCATATCTCAACCCCGGATAACGCCGGGGCAACGCCCGCCTGGACCACAGGATTTCTTGCCGCCGAGCGCATGACACTCAGCGAGTTTGCCCAAGAATTGTCGCGCTACAGACGCGGAAAAATACAATGCACCAGCGAGGTGGCGGCTATGCAATTAACCGGCGTCTTTAGCATCAAGGACACCGACCGCGCCCTGATGAACCTCACTAAAGCGCTACCGATTGAACTGGAGTATAGAACGCGCTACTGGGTTCTTATCAAGGCGCGCCAAGGGAAGCGAGAGAAATGA